Proteins encoded in a region of the Solanum dulcamara chromosome 9, daSolDulc1.2, whole genome shotgun sequence genome:
- the LOC129902384 gene encoding transcription repressor OFP7-like — protein MTRRFKLQLSMPSFRFCRSKKASFLPKSPMPISLYKFSHANVLDNSPVPVPPSTPHHPYIFRKAHNLAHKTYNSPSSEYSDRDNNNMRRGESKKSRLNMSFSSVDSCWFSFSSECCDEKPNDETESFISSPSFESSFDVDCSIDPLTGRSRKKTNNTKVRRLKRYISNSFKDSMMPCMADGKVNESFAIVKKSADPYDDFKKSMKEMIMEKEMFEAEDLEQLLLCFLSLNSRHHHAIIVEAFTEIWEELFGKSSKSMDLKLPTF, from the coding sequence ATGACAAGGAGATTTAAACTCCAGCTCTCTATGCCTTCTTTTCGCTTTTGTCGATCCAAAAAAGCTTCTTTTTTGCCTAAAAGTCCAATGCCAATTTCACTATACAAATTTTCCCATGCCAATGTTCTTGATAATTCCCCTGTTCCAGTACCTCCTTCAACCCCACATCACCCTTACATATTCAGAAAAGCTCACAACTTGGCACATAAAACGTACAATTCGCCGAGTTCTGAATATTCTGATCGTGACAATAACAACATGAGAAGGGGAGAAAGTAAAAAAAGTAGGTTGAATATGAGTTTTTCCTCTGTTGATAGTTGCTGGTTCAGTTTCAGTAGTGAATGTTGTGATGAGAAGCCTAATGATGAAACTGAAAGCTTTATTTCTTCTCCAAGTTTTGAATCTTCATTCGATGTGGATTGTTCGATAGACCCTTTAACCGGGAGAAGTAGGAAAAAGACTAATAACACGAAAGTAAGGAGGCTCAAACGTTACATTTCGAATAGTTTTAAAGATTCTATGATGCCATGTATGGCTGATGGGAAAGTGAATGAGAGTTTTGCTATAGTGAAAAAATCAGCAGATCCTTACGACGATTTCAAGAAATCGATGAAGGAAATGATAATGGAGAAAGAGATGTTTGAAGCAGAGGATTTGGAACAACTTTTGCTATGTTTTCTTAGTCTTAATTCAAGACACCATCATGCAATTATTGTGGAAGCTTTCACTGAGATTTGGGAAGAGTTGTTTGGTAAATCTTCAAAGTCTATGGATCTAAAACTTCCAACATTTTAA
- the LOC129903932 gene encoding uncharacterized protein LOC129903932: MRKLSPNLDKEDGLDTVLEVPLPEEMFSKTGSSSAAIKWRNMLNLMRADKLPARSKAVSSGNNDQFMFLLKIVGSALIPFQVQLDHAVNLPVTDGCIKASSAKYIVQQYLAASGGQAALNSINSMYAVGQLQMAMSDIQQSGNQINSKRTCEDGGFVLWQKNPDLWFLEFVVSDCKVSAGSNGTVAWSHSSTNSNASKGPPRPLRRFFQGLDPRSTANLFLNAVCIGEKKIKDEGCFILKLETSKDMLKSQSTANTEVVHHTIWGYFSQRSGHLIQFEDTKLVRLKSVKDNDSIFWETSMESTLNDYKYVEGINIAHIGRTSATIYRYGKNIDYRAKVEETWRIEEIDFNISGLSMDCFLPPADVNKETEHEEWNSRGSLAENRTVC, encoded by the exons ATGAGAAAATTGAGTCCAAATTTGGACAAAGAAGATGGATTGGATACAGTTTTGGAGGTTCCTCTTCCAGAAGAAATGTTTAGCAAAACGGGTAGTAGCAGTGCAGCAATCAAGTGGAGGAATATGTTAAATCTAATGCGAGCTGATAAATTGCCTGCTCGATCCAAGGCGGTTTCTTCTGGAAATAATGATCAATTTATGTTCTTATTGAAAATTGTTGGATCTGCTCTTATACCTTTTCAGGTTCAATTGGATCATGCTGTTAACTTGCCTGTTACAGATGGTTGCATT AAGGCTTCTTCTGCAAAATACATAGTACAGCAATATCTAGCAGCTAGCGGAGGGCAGGCTGCGTTAAATTCAATCAATAGCATGTACGCGGTGGGGCAATTGCAGATGGCAATGTCAGACATTCAGCAAAGTGGTAACCAAATTAACTCCAAACGTACATGTGAGGACGGAGGATTCGTTCTTTGGCAAAAGAACCCTGATCTGTGGTTCCTAGAATTTGTCGTATCCGATTGCAAGGTCAGTGCTGGTAGTAATGGTACGGTAGCCTGGAGTCACTCTTCCACCAATTCTAATGCTTCAAAAGGTCCTCCAAGACCACTCAGGAGGTTCTTTCAG GGACTAGACCCCAGATCAACAGCCAATTTATTTCTGAATGCTGTTTGTATtggagaaaagaaaattaaGGACGAAGGCTGCTTTATACTAAAACTTGAGACTAGCAAAGACATGCTGAAGTCACAAAGCACGGCCAACACAGAAGTTGTTCATCACACCATATGGGGCTACTTCAGTCAACGCTCAGGACATCTCATCCAATTCGAGGACACAAAACTAGTAAGATTGAAGTCAGTGAAAGACAATGACAGTATTTTTTGGGAAACAAGCATGGAATCAACACTTAATGATTATAAGTATGTCGAAGGTATCAACATAGCACACATTGGGAGAACTTCAGCAACAATTTATAGATATGGAAAAAACATAGACTATAGAGCAAAAGTTGAGGAAACATGGAGGATCGAAGAAATTGATTTTAACATAAGTGGTTTGTCAATGGACTGTTTTTTGCCTCCTGCTGATGTTAACAAGGAGACTGAACATGAAGAATGGAATTCTAGAGGCTCTTTAGCTGAAAATAGAACTGTATGCTAA